The Legionella cincinnatiensis genome includes a region encoding these proteins:
- the cpxR gene encoding two-component system response regulator CpxR, producing MNGNILIIDDDTELTDLLSQYLEPEGYHAVCVHDGENGVKKALNQPFDAVILDVMLPKLNGFEVLKSIREHLETPVLMLTARGDDIDRIVGLEIGADDYLPKPCNPRELVARLRAILRRTQKIPTSKPVIEQHNIIVDCSKRHVTMAGHYLELTNAEFNILEMLIKSPGQAFSKEELTEYALGRKYTAYDRSIDVHISNLRNKLGDNPQGEPIVKTVRGFGYMFNA from the coding sequence ATGAATGGTAATATTCTCATAATAGATGATGATACAGAGCTAACCGACTTATTGTCCCAGTACCTAGAACCAGAAGGCTATCATGCTGTTTGTGTTCATGATGGGGAAAATGGCGTAAAAAAAGCCTTAAACCAACCTTTCGATGCGGTTATTCTCGACGTTATGCTCCCTAAATTAAATGGTTTTGAAGTATTAAAATCCATTCGAGAACATTTAGAAACTCCTGTCTTAATGTTAACGGCCCGAGGAGACGATATTGATCGTATTGTGGGCCTCGAAATCGGCGCAGATGATTATTTGCCCAAACCCTGTAATCCACGAGAACTAGTGGCTCGCCTAAGAGCCATTTTAAGACGTACGCAAAAAATTCCAACCTCAAAACCCGTTATTGAGCAGCACAATATAATTGTTGACTGTTCCAAACGCCATGTAACTATGGCAGGTCATTATCTTGAACTCACGAATGCCGAATTTAATATTCTGGAAATGTTAATCAAATCACCAGGCCAGGCTTTTTCAAAGGAAGAGCTGACTGAATATGCACTCGGAAGAAAATATACTGCGTATGATCGAAGTATCGATGTCCACATTAGTAACTTAAGAAATAAATTAGGTGATAATCCTCAAGGTGAGCCCATAGTTAAAACAGTACGTGGATTTGGATATATGTTTAATGCGTAG
- the cdd gene encoding cytidine deaminase codes for MDPTITKMISSAYKALTHSYSPYSKFSVASCICTDKDTLYTGVNVENSSYGLSTCAEASAISAMISAGEKNIKSIVVLAGTNLLCPPCGACRQRIYEFSTTDTIVHLCSKDSILRSIKMSELLPLAFDFNP; via the coding sequence ATGGATCCTACAATTACGAAAATGATTTCTAGTGCTTATAAGGCACTTACTCATTCATATTCACCCTATTCCAAATTTAGTGTGGCTAGTTGTATTTGTACTGATAAAGATACTTTATACACAGGCGTCAATGTCGAAAACAGCTCTTATGGATTATCAACGTGTGCTGAGGCTTCGGCTATTTCTGCGATGATCTCTGCGGGAGAGAAAAATATTAAAAGCATTGTTGTTCTTGCTGGAACCAATTTATTGTGCCCTCCATGCGGTGCATGCAGACAAAGAATTTATGAGTTTTCCACTACAGACACCATTGTCCATCTTTGCAGTAAAGATTCAATATTACGTAGCATAAAAATGAGCGAACTACTGCCCCTTGCTTTTGATTTTAACCCTTAA
- the cpxA gene encoding two-component system sensor histidine kinase CpxA: MRSLYWKIFISFWLATIFIIFTTAWIISHIVHKSSLPAQEQLFMDSYANAAVATYESGQQAALLKWLNKIGISRHMSIYLLTSTGEIIGTHVAPANVKKVAENLLQDQLSEGILKSDKLIVSHEILSTSGKFYRLAAVSEKPIYYFVGVPWAGLTIRLALAIFISGLICYLLSRYLTQPLRSLGMAAKSIAKGKLNTRVGHLRGHNKDEIAQLSAEFDRMAEQVETLVKSKERLLQDISHELRSPLARLQIAIELGRKKTNHLADGEFNRMELECSRLNALITEVLDFARLEKSTTDLNFNEMDLSALLLNIINDANFEFGNDLPRVKAGVIESCHILLDERLIHRAIENVIRNALHYSPATEQVTVSLKRNETQEHIYIDISDKGPGVPEDQLNRIFNPFYRVDTSRTKKTGGYGLGLAIAARAIQLHNGEIIASNNPDGGLLVRIILNSCNPET, translated from the coding sequence ATGCGTAGTTTATATTGGAAGATTTTTATTTCATTTTGGCTAGCAACTATCTTTATCATTTTTACCACAGCTTGGATTATTAGTCATATCGTACATAAATCATCGTTACCTGCTCAAGAACAACTGTTTATGGATAGTTATGCTAACGCAGCGGTTGCAACTTATGAATCAGGCCAACAAGCTGCCCTGTTAAAATGGCTGAATAAAATTGGTATTTCCCGTCATATGTCTATTTATTTGCTCACCAGTACTGGTGAAATCATTGGCACTCATGTGGCTCCAGCAAACGTAAAAAAGGTTGCAGAAAATTTACTTCAAGATCAATTAAGTGAAGGTATTTTAAAATCAGATAAACTTATTGTAAGCCATGAAATTTTATCAACATCTGGAAAATTTTATCGACTCGCAGCAGTTAGTGAAAAACCCATTTATTATTTTGTTGGTGTTCCATGGGCAGGCCTCACCATTCGCCTTGCTTTAGCAATTTTTATTAGTGGCCTTATTTGTTATTTATTATCACGTTACTTAACCCAGCCCCTGCGATCATTAGGAATGGCAGCTAAATCAATAGCAAAAGGTAAGCTAAATACCCGTGTTGGGCATTTAAGAGGACATAACAAAGATGAAATCGCTCAGCTTAGTGCTGAGTTTGATCGTATGGCAGAACAAGTAGAAACATTAGTCAAATCGAAAGAAAGATTATTACAAGATATTTCCCATGAATTGCGTTCACCACTTGCGCGATTACAAATTGCGATTGAGCTTGGACGCAAAAAAACAAACCATTTGGCTGATGGTGAATTTAATCGTATGGAACTTGAGTGCTCGAGATTAAATGCCTTAATTACTGAAGTATTAGATTTTGCTCGTCTGGAAAAATCAACAACTGATCTTAATTTTAATGAGATGGATCTTTCCGCTCTTTTATTAAATATAATAAATGATGCAAATTTTGAATTTGGCAACGACTTGCCTCGGGTCAAAGCAGGAGTTATTGAATCATGTCACATACTTCTTGATGAACGTTTAATTCATAGAGCAATAGAAAATGTAATTCGTAATGCGCTACACTACTCTCCCGCAACCGAGCAAGTTACCGTTTCGTTAAAGCGTAACGAAACCCAGGAACATATATACATTGATATTAGTGATAAAGGACCTGGCGTCCCTGAAGATCAACTTAATCGAATATTTAATCCATTTTATCGGGTAGATACTTCAAGAACTAAAAAAACAGGTGGGTATGGTTTAGGATTGGCTATAGCTGCTCGTGCAATTCAACTCCATAACGGAGAAATTATAGCCTCAAATAATCCCGATGGCGGTTTATTAGTACGAATTATACTTAATTCTTGTAATCCAGAAACCTAA